The Seriola aureovittata isolate HTS-2021-v1 ecotype China chromosome 8, ASM2101889v1, whole genome shotgun sequence genome contains the following window.
tcttctgtcccCGCTGGGCCAGCGCTGCACCAAGAGGCTCAATGTACTCTGGTGGCCTGCtatcgtcctcctcctcctcctggatcATCTGCTAATGAGGAGCAGGCAAGTTTTGAAATTAGACCATATTctaataaaaaaagtttttttttttagaaagtggatggattttaaaatggaaacttACCATGTTAAGATTTGTGCCCTTTCCACTCATGATCATTTCATCACTGTAGTCCAGCGAGTTGAGGCttcagtgaaaaataaaaagaaggatCAAAATAATCCTAATAGGCAGAGttttatcattaaaaacacagtctTGTTTCTTAAATCAGAGTTTAGGCTTTCGATTGAAATAAAGGTGACACGGCACCGATGGGAGCTGAAAGCCAGCTCCCTGTCACAACATGCTGTAGTGAGCACACTGTGACAAAATGTCCACCTGGACACCATCCCCGTTTATTAACCAGCACTGCTACAGAGTGGAGCATGAGGTCGCACGTCACTGTGAGCCACCGCCTCGTTAAACACGGTGACGGGGCATATAGCTGCTGTCAGCAGATGGTGGAGAGAGTCATGCTAGTCAGAGAGGTTGTCTTTACCTGACTTTGTCCACATCTGAATCCTCCTCGTCCAAGTCCAGGACCATGGCTGTGTCGATGTTGAGGTTGAGAACAGGATTAGCCCTGTCAGAGAATAATGACATACACCCAGTCAGAAAATAAGCCATATTTCCTATTGTTCATTCATTACTTTGGATTCATTTGTTAAAGCAGATGCTGCTGTCTCCTCACCCCTCCATTGTGTACTTGTTCGTTCCAGGTACCACAGGACCACTTTTCTGGTTGTCAGAAGTCACCATGGATGCAGAGTTCATGGCTTTAGCTGCCTTCAGCTTCCTCCTGTACCTGTAGTATGAAGTGAGTTGATGAGTACAAAGACACATTACCTCTCAGACGTTTTGAGATCAATGGTACTTTTGAACCTGGGGCGTGTGTCTTTACTGGGATAGACAATATGTTTTGTCAACTTTATTCCAAATCCCCTTTTCTTACTTTCTGCGAGTGCACAACAGAGAGGTGGTGAGGACAGCCAGCACGATGATGAGGCCTCCCACCATCCCCAGCAGGATGTAATTTAGAGGATCTACATTTGGTTCGACCACAGCAGCCTTCCCctgaaacagaagaaatatTTCTTTAGTGTAATGTTATCTGTAGACCTAAAAAGATTCgtttacacatttacacttttGCAAGTATCATTCATAAAGTACCCTAAAATATAAGTACAataaaaatactataattattattagtttcaTCTTCACTTGTAAATGATCGACtcttattaatattatttaaaacataaagagTTTTCTGACGTCTTGCACTTCTTCAATAAACTCCACCATCACTAAATTCTGATtatgtttgtaatatttaatgaaaCAGAGTGAATTATGATAATCAATTGTTCAGTTGTAGTAATCCTATACAATGAATTATGGTTTCATGAGGCAAATAAGTGGGGAAATGATGAACAGTCCATCAACAGTTTTGTGGCTGTTGCTGAATCATAGCAGCAGTTGAGTTGTCCCTCGAGATAAACAATGTGTTAATCTGTCAAAGAAACAGATTTGAATCATTTGTGTCCCACAACAAATATTTCTACTGGGTCATTgcttttttcacagtttttctaaTGCGCTTGGATCagtgaacaaagacaaaaacaacaggaaactgcTGCAGTGAACGGTACTGTACTGTTACTGATGTGCTTCTTGCTCCGATTTAGTTTGACTCATCTCTTTTTCCAGGACTCACTGTcccagagagaaagaaatgtctCCCAGTACGGTGGAAGATTCTGCATTAACAGCAGTGGGGGAAGACGTGATGGAAAACTACTCCAAAAATTCACATGAGGAACATAAAGTTGCTGTAATTGTAAGTTGATAATGTAAAGTAAAGGAAGTATAACATGACAGAGGATTCAGTTTTAAACCTGCTCGTACTTACAATGTACATGAGGCCAAGGTCTGCCAGCACAGGATAATGCTCAGGATCAGAGACCATCTTCTCCACGTCATTAGAGGTGAGAGCTGTCCCGTTGGAGTAGACAAAATATGCCACCATGATAGTGATGTCTGACGCCCTGAGAGAAGAATACAAAGCACTCAAACACTTAATGTAATGAAACCAAATCAACAATCTTAGCTTATAAATCTAAAATCATCTTATGTTGCTGCAATTATCAGCAACTATTATCATCAAATAAGTTATCCTCAACAGCATGATAGTTCACAGGTACGCTGCGCCACCTAGTGGACAGAAACAGTTAGTGTGGTAAGTGAAAAGCTAAAGATTATTTTGGAGTTTCTGTCAACACCAGTAAGTGTAATATATTTTGATGTAAGCTGATTTCAGAGGAGCTTACCTTGATGTTTCAGCAGTGTCAGCCTTGATAGCAACAACTTCAACAGCAGCCTTGGTGGCAGCAGTAAGTGACCTGGAAATGTCAAGAtcagagaaaaaacactcaATGAGACCTCAATGAGAAAAGAGCTCCGTAGAAAAACGCTTCAGTTCTCTATCGACAGATTCAGACTTTACTAAAACACAGTGTAGCCTGGAGAAATGTATACCTGATGATTGTATCACGACTCTGCTCAACGTCAGCAACGCTTTTTGTAAACTGAAGTTCAACCTTATACGTTTCATCCACTGTGAAAATCTGCAATGTACAAAGAACAGTGTTAACAAAGGCCGGAGTCTTTACTGTCCCTCTGGTGTTTACAAAGACACTTGAATGTAAATTCAGCTGCATGACTTCAGTCACTCACCTCCAGTACGGTGCTGCTGGAGAGGCCGCCGGTATCAGTTGCAGTCACTGTTACCAAATATTTCCCCTTCAGTGACATTTCAAGCCCTTCGGTAGTTCTGTGGAAAGTTGAAGAAATCATGAGAGCAGCCGTGGGCGTGTCCTGAGACAACAGGTACAGATAACCAGCGCAggtctttgtggtcattttgtgccTCTTTGTGAGGGTGTGGCATGTCTTCAtcgttgttttcagtctgtttgtaGTCACGTTTGtgattttttgtctctttgtggtcatttagTGTCACTTCCTAGTGGTTTAGTGTCTTTTTCAGCAAcaagtttttttctgtgtctcttggttgctttgtttctctgtaGTTGACCTGTGTCTGTTTCCGTTTAGAGCTGAAGGATGCATACTCAATGATGCTGACAGACGACTTTGTACTCACTGTATAATCCCAACATAAATGTCCTTTTGCTGTGTGGTGACGGCCTCAAACAACATCCTCATCTCATTTGTGTGATTGCTGGTGTCTTGAAATTTCACTCCGGTTACTTTAAAGTCAATCTGCCTGTTTACTCCAGAGTCAGCATCAGTAGCCTGAGAGCAGCATGAGATACAAGCACGAACGTCTGTCACATATCTTGTTAACAAGATGaaatcatgtcatttttttttctttcatactcACTGTGACTCCTGCAACTGATGTCCCTTTACTTGCACCCTCTGACACCACAACTGAagtacacagacagaaaatcagtATTAAACTCACAGAATGACAAGCAATCTTTGATTAATGTCGCTTACAAAACAGATGAATTTAGCCTCAAAGTTATGTATTAACAAGTTTTATACTAAGTACTAAAGTTTATTGGTATAAATGACTGAGCTTGGAGCAGGACGATGTCCTGTTAAATCAGTGTTTCCTAAACTGGCCATCAGGGCACATGATCAAATAATAGATGTAAGGGGtcgacagaaaaataaaaatctaaagaaAATGATCTATAAGTATTCATACtatgaataatgataataataatatattgtcTCAGATGTTTCTCAAAATAAGAGACAAAATCATAACAGCTACTGAACTTCTACTGACAACAGAGCAAACTCTGTCCACTAATGAAGACTGTGATATAGTTTAAGTAGTTTAAAGTTCTggggaaaacaaaaacttgtAAGTTAACCATGAGTTGAGATTTTTCTGTCACaatgatgtcattttttgtttcttgtaaaTTACTGCACATTTTTACTGACATTATTCAAATGacttgtgaaaataaaaaagtggtcttttttttttttacttcacacGCTTTCAAGCCGTGACAATGGATCTTGAGTAGACAGCTTTACGTTTAAGgtgtcacatgaaaaaaaaaaaaaaaaaaaaatagacattcGGACATTCACTCACCAAACACAGAATCTGAGGGAATGAACTCTGGAGTGTTGTCGTTCATGTCTTCAATGTTGATCACCAATTGTGCTGAAAGAGattgaagaaaaacacagtgaaccGACTTGTGTGCATTTGatggtgcttttatttttttatttgatttatttgatttatttataattttgttaTCTGTAAACAACCCAGTTCTGACCTGTTGTAATGCTGCTGTTCTCTCCCTTCTCTGTGTACTCGTCCACCACCCGAGCCTCCATCAGCGCCTGATCACATTGTTCGTAGTCCACCGTGTCCTCCGGGTTCACTCTGACTTCCCCTGATGGATCGAGGATAAACCAGCTGCAGGATGTCAGGGAACCGTTGCATCTGCACTTGAGGGATTCCAGCTCGTACACCAGCGAGTGGTTTCCGTCTTTGTCCACCCCGGTGAATCTCCCAATAGCCTCACTGTTGTTGGTGTTCTCCTTCACTGTCACGGGCCCTGTCGGCTTGAACTCGGGCCTCTCGTCGTTCCTGTCCACCACGTCCACCACCACTGTCACTTCAGCTTTTTTCTGCTCCAGATCTGTCGCCTCTACCCGCAGGTTGAACTGCTTGCGAGTGCTCTCGTAGTCCAACTCAATGTCAGGGTCCACAGTGATGTTTCCCCTGTAACCCTTCTTGTCTGCAAATGTGCGAATGATGAAGCTGCCGAAGCTTCCATCGATGATGCTGAAGGAGATGCGGTTAAAGTCTGTCGTTTGGTCCAAATCCTCCGCGAAAACACAACCCACATATGCACCTGATTTCGATggaaaaataagattaaaatcCAGCCACACAGTTCTGAACACTTGACAGCCATTTGCGAGGATAAACACTGacctttttctccttctttaaCACTGAATTTGTAAGACGAGGCTTCAAAGTGTGGCATGTTGTCATTGATATCCTGCATCAAAAAGGAAACGTTGACAGTTATCGTCCCCACCAGGAATGGCAGCATCAGTCGCAACACAGCGCTGATGACTTTATCACTAAAGTCTTACCTCGACAGTGATAAAAACTGGAACCACAGTGGACAATGGAGTATCTCCCTTGTCAGTAGCAGTTATGTTGAGTTCGATCCTTCCATTCAGCAGCGGGTCCAGGGCCTCACGATCCAGGATCCCGTTGTTCCTCAACACACCGGTGTTTGGGTCGATGGTGAAGTTCCCGCTGTACATGCTTGGCATGATTCCATACACGATTTGGCTGTTTGCTGTATCAGGGTCATCTGCATCAGTAGCCTGTCCAAATGAGAAACagtaaaagaaacataaatattaCAAGAACACTACAGTGTCATATGCATGTGGACATCCCAAAATAACTCCTATATGTGATTggtaaacatttaatttcaaaactATGGGCATTAATATGCCCGTATGCTAAAAAAGCTTTCCACAAGATTTTGGAAACTCTGAGGCTGCAGGCATTTGCTCCCATTTAGCCACAAGAGGGCAATAAGGCCTGGTCCTTGCTTCTTCCAGTTCACCCTAAAGGTGTTGGATAGGGTTGAGTTCAGGATTTTGTGCAGGACAGTTTTAATTTCACAGTAAAAATGTGCCAAAAGTTGGGTGATCATTCATGTGGAATCATAGTCAGTTCACCTGCTCAGGGGgattgtcatgttgaaacaggaaatggaccTCCTCACACTGTCGCCAAGGCGTTGCAATTAAGAATAGTACATGGAAtcattttgatcttttttttttatttttataaactgtCCTTCATGAGTCCAACAGTGTTACAAGAGTGCTATGCTAAATATGTAATATACCCTTAAATACAACATCAACACCTATGAGATGGAAATATTTACCGCTTTCACATTTACCTCTATCTTAACTTCAAACTGTCcaccctcttccacaaacaccAGGTAAGATTCTCTGTTGATGACTGGATGCTGGTCGTTGATGTCAGTCACAGTGATCTCCAGCACTGTGGAGCCGGGTTTCTCGTCTTTGTCTTTGGCCAGCAGGGTCGCTGAATACACAGATCTGACCTCACGATCCaacagacttttgtttttcacataaATGATCCCCGTAGTTGGCTGCACGTCAAAATATGGTAGGCTGGAAACACAGTGGTGTTGTCTCAGTTAGCATGACAGCATAAAGCACACAGTGGCTTCAATCAAATAACCAGAATCACTGTAGTTTAGGTTGAGTGTGGACATACATGCTGTCTGGAAGAAGTCTGTAGGTGATGAAGCCTTGATCCATCGTGTCAGGATCCTCTGCCTGGGggaagaataataaaatgaGCCGGTTGGAGAGCCATTCAAGAGTTTCTGACATGTAAGCTCAAACTGTCTGATTAAGAAAAAAGATAGTCTAGGACTCACAGTAATTCTGGCCACTTCTGTCCCAACATCAGAGTGCTCAGTCACATTCAGCTTATATGTGTCCTCTGGGAACGTGGGGCTGTTGTCATTGGTGTCATTGATGTTAATAGTAACTGTAGCAGTGGATTGGAAGCTGGGGTTTTCTTCATCTATGGCGACCACCTGCACCGTGGCACAAGGACAGGAAACACCTCAGACTGGTAAGGCGCTTAGAAAAATCTACAATAACCAAGAcgtcattaatattattatcactgACTAAAGGCacgtttttaatgtttttttttacccgtAGAaccatttgctgtttttcttcaaagtCCAGTTTTTGCGGCTGCTTGACCAGAAGCTGAACGATGCTATCTGATGTGGTAAATTGAGGTTCCACAGAAAACACATCCTTGTCAGCTCCCTCCAGGCTTAGTTTAGTTTTGGAAATCTGTCAAAATACAGCAATAATGATTCATGCTTGATTATTAATGTCATTCAGAGTTTTTAACTTATACGGGAAAATCTCATCTTTTAGTTGATAAAtgtctgttgtttggtttttttttaccttatcaGGATCTTTGACCGTCATGTTGATGGGAACAGACCCCAGCGAGTGCTCCAAGACCTCTCCTGTGAAGTGAGTATTCCTCACACAGTCTCCTGACTCTCCACACTTGTAAAACTCCGGCTTGTTGTCATTGATGTCATTAATGTTGATAAGTACAGCTGCTGTGGCGGTGGCTTGCAACCCGTGGATGTTTGGTTTAGACTCGGTGgccttaaataaaacaaagtagaaTCATTTTACTGTCTCAACATTTtactaaaataaatgttgcCAATTAAACAGGTTCTCAAAACTCAGGAAGACTTAGGTTCAGGAGCAAAGATCGTGCTTCCTTCAAGTGTCTATGCATTTAAACTTGTGACAGAGGCAAGCTACCTGTTTCCCCATGCTTCTggtctttatgttaagctatgctaatagttcaacattttgggataTACATTTGATTGGTTTTTTGAGTCACGtaagaagatcaataccacacTCATATCAGTGAAAtatatatgtgcgtgtgtgtgtaaaacttAAACCTAAATGGACAGAAAAGGTGAGATAAAATAGTAAAGCTTTTGTCACCAGTGAACTGTATTACACTCACTGCAATACTTACAACATTGTCATTTGTTAGAAATGGGGAAAAAGCAACTTTACCTTTACAGTCAGGGTAACAGTATCACCAATAATTTCTCTGTCAATTGCTGACAACACAGATATGACGCCACCATGTCCTGAGATTCCGAACAGGCCAACTTCTGTCGAGTCTGTCGAACGATgtggaaaaaatagaaacagttCTCACTTGCTCACTGACAAACAACAAGTTGTCCAAATTTATGAGTCTTCAAGTTGTTGAGGCTGACCTTCAATGCTATAAATGATCTCATCATTGACTCCTGTGTCTTGGTCTATGGCAGTCACTTTGAACACAGAAAAGTTctggcaaagaaaaaataaaagtttctgaAACCTGAAGTTGCTGAGTCTcctcatttacacacaaacagtatgGAAACTCACTGCAGGCTTAGTGCCTGTAgatttgtgcagcagctttgCCACATAAAATGGACAGAGATATACATTACAGGTCACATAGCTGTATGTAAATTAGAATAAAGTGCAGATGTCacacaaagaaatgtgaaaatgtgtaatGTACTGTTTTAACTGGATGGTGGAATACACCGGATGAAATATTGATGGTAAAAGgtttatttcctttttagtCAGTCTTTGGAAATAAACTGTTAAGCACATTTTCTGATGCAATGAAATCCATCAGCACTCACCACAGCGGAATCCTCCGCAACTCTCGCTACATAGGGAACATTGATGAACTGTGGGTCCAGGTCTGGGACATCCACAACCGTAATGAAGGAAAATGCAATACTTGAGAAGaacttattttcattaaaatgacactgGCCTCCACCATCCTGTTACGAGACACACAAAGTTGTTGAAATTCAAACCCATTAGGCAGCTTGTAATAGAAGAATTTGTTTGccacaataataattataaactCATTAAGTGATTATTATTGATTCATTAGAAGATCAATTAGAAGATAATGATTTTTAATGACTACACAATGTTTAAATTCTAACTTATTAAAATCTATGCATGAAAGCATGTACAAAGCACTTAACAGcaataataacaaacaataacaaaaagtaagatttaaaaatcaaacattttcaaaattgtttttacattacatttgcattaaTTGCATcaaataatgtatatatatatatatatatatatatatatatatatatgattatacATGATAATACATGATTAATTCACTGGTATATTTAATATATCTGGCCCTGGTGAAGTTTTCTCTCCCGCACTGgctgtttcccactgtttccagtctttataaatataaattattattattattgctttgAGGATTCAGTGGAGCATGAGATTATATTAAGAGGTGTTTGGATAGATGATTAGAGTATATTAAGTTTTAAGAGATGCTTTGCGACTAGTTCCACTTTTCCTTAATCATGATTTGTGTCAAATTAGGGCCAAATACATAAAACCCAAACTCAACTATAAGCATAATACTTACCGTTGCATTAATCTTAAGCCGATAGAAAGTGCTCAGTGCAGTATAATTCAGAGATCCTTTTAACTTGACTTCACCAGTTGTGCTTACGATGCTGAACAAACGGAATCCCTCATTTGGAGTAACCTAGAAAACAGAGTGAAGTTGAAGCTTTAATAATATTTATGGAACATCACAATATAATATCAATGAATGGATTTATTGAAGAAGCTTACTTCATCAATGCTGTACTGAACAACACCAGCAGTTCCAGTGTCTGCATCAGTGGCCTGCACTCTAAACAGAGATGTATCTACTCTGGTATTCTGATTAATTGGATggggataaaagaaaaaacaacccGAAGATTAAACACAGATGTGTCTCTCAGCATTAACAAGTTGATTCTGACATCATGATGGATTGGGAAATTGATGCTTTTCTCTCACAGTCTTGGTGTACATGgtaaaacagacatgaacaacATAACATGCTGAAGTAGGAACACTGATTAACAAAAAGGTTATTAACTGAGATATGACTGACTTACTTCTGGGATCTGAACATCATATGAAGACTCCTGAAATATGGGTTTGTTGTCGTTGGCCTCTAATAATACTAGATTTAATTGTCCTGGTGTCTGAAAGACATTGCATGATGCACTCTATGAATATGATGAACAAACTGATATGAAATGGGTGGTTAACACTAAATTACATGTTACTTACATTATTGGGACCATCAGAGACTGCAACGTCAAGCTCCATTAAGTCACCACTctataatgaaaaaagaaataaagacaaataaatacatttattaaatacaaacacaaataaccAAAAGGAAGTTGTTGGTCTCCTCTTCTACCCCACCATACCTCTCTATCTAGGGCCCTGTTGACTGTTACAACCCCAGTGTTCCTGCCAACGGTGAAGTAAACAGCATTTGGCCCAGTGAGCGTATAGGTTAGTGCGTCACCTTCTGCATCTCTTGCGTTTATAGTAAACGCATAGCCACCTGTGAAAACATCAGTGGAACATGCAATAAAAAGGTGTGCAGGCATAATATCACaagtggaataaaaacatttaatatttcacacacatgcatacctACGGGGATGTCTTCACACAAACTGTAAAGGAAAGTCTGGATTGCAGGAGCGGTATTTGCTGCCGAAACACACAGTATTTAAGTGTTAGCTGGTGAAGTAAAGACATAATGACAAAATTGTTGGCAATAAGTAAGTAAAATCAACTGAATACTCACCATTAGTTAAGCCGATGAGGCACAACAGTAGAATACTTCCTGTGATCCCCTCCATTCtctgtaaatgaaaagaaagagaaatctTATAAGCAAGATGGTTAGATAGTAGACCCAGTGAGCTGCATTCTAAGGTGGACACCATGGCACAGCTAATATGCTGCTGTTTAGTCAGTATAATGTTTGCcatgttcaccatgttcaccatcttagtttagcatgttagcatgccaatatttgctaattagcactaatacatacataaaaatatagagCTGGATATGAGCATAATAATAATCCCCTTTCagaacagctgaggctgatgggaatgtcagtcCTTGCACACATTTGGTGAAACCAAACATATCATCCTGCTGGTGGCgttagatgaaaagtcagaggatcaccaaagtcacgAGGatttatgctaaaaaaaacgcTGTAAAGAAATTCATCTATCCCATAGTTGTTGAGACTGACAGACCAACAACTGCCATCAACTTAGATCCAtccaacttctcaaatgtgaatccGCCGGTGGTGTAAACACCTGCTACAATAAAACATTACTGAGTGGTGAGCTATAACATGTTGGGAAGTTTCATttacagagaaaagcagagaaggCGTCTGCCCTGTGTGATTTCCTCTTTAATACTAATAAACTTAGAGGAACATTATGAGAGAAGCACAGCTGAAGCTAATCTTTAACAGACCAAAATCAAGTTGtaaatttgtttgattttacagtCATCATTCAGTTAGAACATTTTAATTATGCTTTATTTAGGGAATTGTCCTTGAAGGATTGAATGGACCCCCATTATGTGAATGACTGAGGGTTTTTTCAGCTTTAAGGGTTTTGCCATTAGTTCCACTGTTTCTACTTGGACTAATATAAAGTTCAAATCTGCCTTGTAGCAGGTTTTGGATGTTATGATCGATGATAAAATCATAATCAATATGAgaataaacaggtttttaatgCTGTGATTTCTGAGGATGAATCACTGGTATAACCTTGCTCCCTAAATCgttccattttaaaatgtaacgcTCAAAAAATGAGTATAAACTGTAACTGTATCCAACAGTTACACCATTTTAACCACACTAGATCAAAGAGACACAATTTcagcacattaaacacataTACTGGGAataattttgttcattttgtaatCTTATCCGAGTTATACAGTCATTAAAAGCAACGCagtaacatttaaaaagcataaaagtAATTTACAATGCAGAAGTTAGACTTACCAGACAACATTCACAGGCAAGCTTCTCCTTTACTGACGTCTGGATGAGACCTTTGGCTCTTGTTCGTCTAAGTGATTACCGTCACACAGTTGTAAATATGAATGATTAACTCATATATAAACGTAACACAGCACTTAACCTCCTCCTAGCTCCTCCCTTTGTGTGTTAGACGAAACACCCAAAAGCATCTTACTGACTACAAAAGGTTAAATAGATCCACTTTTCAAAATGCCCACCTGTTGTTTGCCCTCCCACATGGCTACATTATGGCTGTTTAAGCCGTGGTAGTAATGAGAGACAGGTCCCATGCAGCAATCTACTCACCCCAGCATTGGCTGGCCAGCCCTGTCATCAGGAATACATGGCATTGTGCCGTGCTGGGTCACCAGTGTCCATACCCAAACCACAGAAGCATGTGAACCACTCTTTTGTCTGAATGGGTGcttctgttgtcatggcaacaacaacagtctCATTGCTTCCATTGAGAAAACCTGATGTGACCAGGGGCCTTTCTAAACCGTGTCTCCTCAGAAGCAATCATTGGACCCATGCCTTTTTCAGAAAGCACAGATTTATGCACCCCCCTAATGAGCTCTTCCCAATAAAACCCCCGCCAGTCCTCCTAATTAAGGGCACAAAGGATTATCTTCTCTCGTACCCACTGGCTTCATTCATAATCAGACATTTGcctcaaaacaaaagcacaacacTAAATCTATTTGCTCTGACtggtgtttttcatttctcatgttTTAAATGGGTTTTATAGAATGAGgatacacatgaaaacacacttgGAAACCCTAACATGTAGgctacatttacagtaaatgattCTTTCTGCTGAAAAATGTGGCTGTTGCTATTCATTGTGAAATATTTGAGAGAATTGACATTTCAATAGAGATAGGCTACAAATGTTTTGTCACAGTCACGCTAGAGGCTCTGAGAAGCTGTAGGCTGCTAAGCTAACGTGCTGATGGTGTAATGGTTACCAAGGTTACCATCTCAGTTTAGCACGTTAGCATACTAACTTTTtctaattagca
Protein-coding sequences here:
- the cdhr2 gene encoding cadherin-related family member 2; the encoded protein is MEGITGSILLLCLIGLTNANTAPAIQTFLYSLCEDIPVGGYAFTINARDAEGDALTYTLTGPNAVYFTVGRNTGVVTVNRALDRESGDLMELDVAVSDGPNNTPGQLNLVLLEANDNKPIFQESSYDVQIPENTRVDTSLFRVQATDADTGTAGVVQYSIDEVTPNEGFRLFSIVSTTGEVKLKGSLNYTALSTFYRLKINATDGGGQCHFNENKFFSSIAFSFITVVDVPDLDPQFINVPYVARVAEDSAVNFSVFKVTAIDQDTGVNDEIIYSIEDSTEVGLFGISGHGGVISVLSAIDREIIGDTVTLTVKATESKPNIHGLQATATAAVLININDINDNKPEFYKCGESGDCVRNTHFTGEVLEHSLGSVPINMTVKDPDKISKTKLSLEGADKDVFSVEPQFTTSDSIVQLLVKQPQKLDFEEKQQMVLRVVAIDEENPSFQSTATVTININDTNDNSPTFPEDTYKLNVTEHSDVGTEVARITAEDPDTMDQGFITYRLLPDSILPYFDVQPTTGIIYVKNKSLLDREVRSVYSATLLAKDKDEKPGSTVLEITVTDINDQHPVINRESYLVFVEEGGQFEVKIEATDADDPDTANSQIVYGIMPSMYSGNFTIDPNTGVLRNNGILDREALDPLLNGRIELNITATDKGDTPLSTVVPVFITVEDINDNMPHFEASSYKFSVKEGEKGAYVGCVFAEDLDQTTDFNRISFSIIDGSFGSFIIRTFADKKGYRGNITVDPDIELDYESTRKQFNLRVEATDLEQKKAEVTVVVDVVDRNDERPEFKPTGPVTVKENTNNSEAIGRFTGVDKDGNHSLVYELESLKCRCNGSLTSCSWFILDPSGEVRVNPEDTVDYEQCDQALMEARVVDEYTEKGENSSITTAQLVINIEDMNDNTPEFIPSDSVFVVVSEGASKGTSVAGVTATDADSGVNRQIDFKVTGVKFQDTSNHTNEMRMLFEAVTTQQKDIYVGIIQTTEGLEMSLKGKYLVTVTATDTGGLSSSTVLEIFTVDETYKVELQFTKSVADVEQSRDTIIRSLTAATKAAVEVVAIKADTAETSRASDITIMVAYFVYSNGTALTSNDVEKMVSDPEHYPVLADLGLMYIGKAAVVEPNVDPLNYILLGMVGGLIIVLAVLTTSLLCTRRKYRRKLKAAKAMNSASMVTSDNQKSGPVVPGTNKYTMEGANPVLNLNIDTAMVLDLDEEDSDVDKVSLNSLDYSDEMIMSGKGTNLNMQMIQEEEEDDSRPPEYIEPLGAALAQRGQKKENPLMGFSNPAFSTTDL